One genomic window of Ziziphus jujuba cultivar Dongzao chromosome 4, ASM3175591v1 includes the following:
- the LOC107416562 gene encoding uncharacterized protein LOC107416562, giving the protein MGRWIKPEVYPLMAAMSFVTGMCVFQLTRNILTNPDVRVNKVNRGMGVLENREEGKKYAEHRLRKFLRTRPPEIMPAINHFFSQDK; this is encoded by the exons ATGGGGCGTTGGATTAAACCAGAG GTGTATCCGCTAATGGCTGCCATGAGCTTTGTGACGGGGATGTGTGTCTTCCAACTTACAAGGAACATTTTGACAAACCCTGATGTGAG AGTAAACAAAGTGAACCGTGGGATGGGAGTGCTGGAAAACAGAGAGGAAGGAAAGAAGTATGCAGAGCATAGACTCCGAAAGTTCCTTCGAACTCGTCCACCGGAGATCATGCCCGCCATCAATCACTTCTTCTCACAAGATAAATGA
- the LOC107416538 gene encoding uncharacterized protein LOC107416538 isoform X1 — translation MAIASSPASQKMVSAKKMERSETNKRKQQDGDSANQPKRSKCPGVRVVGSRIYDSQNGKTCHQCRQKTRDFVASCKNLKKDRLCTINFCHKCLSNRYGENAEEMALLDDWNCPKCRGICNCSFCMKKRGHKPTGVLVHAAKATGFNSVSEMLLLKGPGNLNNLVVSPKKPDVSNKEPVVISPRKRGKENSFDGKIEANSTSPNSLPLSGHNKSKKVKRDGLKEVSGSNKDDGNFSINKSKKVKRDGLKDVSNGNKDDGNLSNNRSKKVKRDGLKEVNNGNKDGGTFSNQTTLGKPIVSEKTFKKEVETKRKDDCILSEKKRKKKRVLNDVSSGPAKPEEERKVNDGQQDPRVSNTLKEDNAKAKKKALKKCTLNLEDRKVDIDLPLPQGTILTTVVGIELPPEDVGHALQFLEFFATFGKVFDVKKGQAEAVLRELIRGRSGRGGQYSTIVRIHTQLLSLIQEDVREESVSSSGKNSWVPILEKCISESKCLPKELSSLCFGRDGKGYDGLSFSKKLRILNFLCDDALCTVKLRSWIDEQNATFVDRAKEAKEKVGAAKSKEKVIKQKLQDEVAKAIIENSGAPLSISEHEAVVSKIKIDAARAHAEILEAMGAVPKKSQRSDAVRTEPNLLDAEGRVFWKLKCFTSEPDILLQDMGSWDADGEVDKWFVYGSEQKESIEKYIRAKRSSQITSRTVPCRSMVQDV, via the exons ATGGCAATAGCTTCAAGCCCTGCTTCCCAGAAAATGGTTTCAGCTAAGAAGATGGAACGCAGCGAAACCAACAAGAGGAAACAACAAGATGGCGATAGTGCAAACCAACCCAAGCGCTCGAAGTGCCCCGGTGTACGCGTCGTCGGAAGCAGAATCTACGATTCTCAGAATGGCAAGACTTGTCATCag TGCCGTCAAAAAACTAGGGATTTCGTGGCGTCGTGTAAGAACCTGAAAAAAGACAGGCTCTGTACCATCAACTTTTGTCACAAATGCCTATCCAACAG ATATGGAGAAAACGCAGAAGAAATGGCACTGCTGGATGATTGGAACTGTCCCAAATGCAGAGGCATTTGTAATTGCAGTTTCTGCAT GAAGAAACGCGGTCACAAGCCCACTGGAGTTCTTGTTCATGCAGCTAAGGCAACTGGGTTTAACTCAGTTTCTGAAATGTTGCTTCTTAAAGGACCGGGAAATTTGAATAATTTGGTTGTTTCGCCTAAAAAGCCTGATGTATCAAACAAG GAACCTGTGGTGATTTCACCAAGGAAAAGAGGAAAGGAAAATTCTTTTGATGGAAAGATTGAGGCAAACTCAACATCTCCAAATTCATTACCATTATCTGGCCACAACAAAAGTAAGAAAGTAAAGAGGGATGGATTAAAGGAAGTAAGTGGTAGCAATAAAGATGATGGGAATTTCTCAATCAACAAAAGTAAGAAAGTAAAGAGGGATGGATTAAAGGATGTAAGTAATGGTAATAAAGATGATGGTAATCTCTCAAACAACAGAAGTAAGAAAGTAAAGAGGGACGGATTAAAGGAAGTAAATAATGGCAATAAAGATGGTGGAACTTTCTCAAACCAGACTACCTTAGGAAAGCCTATAGTTTCTGAGAAAACATTCAAAAAGGAAGTGGAAACAAAAAGGAAGGATGATTGCATTCTCTCAGAGAAAAAACGTAAAAAGAAAAGGGTTTTAAATGATGTTTCTTCGGGTCCAGCAAAACCAGAAGAGGAGAGGAAAGTCAATGATGGGCAACAAGATCCAAGAGTTTCTAATACACTGAAAGAAGATAATGCTAAGGCCAAGAAGAAGGCTCTCAAGAAGTGTACCTTGAATCTCGAGGATAGAAAAGTTGACATAGACCTTCCTTTGCCTCAGGGCACCATCTTAACGACAGTAGTTGGCATTGAATTGCCTCCTGAAGACGTTGGGCATGCATTGCAGTTTTTAGAGTTTTTTGCAACTTTTGGAAAG GTTTTCGATGTTAAGAAAGGACAAGCTGAAGCTGTACTTCGCGAATTGATACGTGGACGAAGTGGACGTGGAGGACAGTATTCCACAATTGTTCGAATTCACACTCAGCTCTTGTCCCTTATACAAGAGGATGTACGAGAGGA GTCTGTTTCCTCAAGTGGCAAAAATTCATGGGTCCCTATTTTGGAGAAATGCATTTCTGAATCCAAATGTTTACCAAAGGAACTATCTTCATTGTGTTTTGGTAGAGATGGCAAGGGATATGATGGTTTAAGCTTCTCAAAGAAACTTAGAATCTTAAATTTTCTCTGTGATGATGCTCTTTGCACAGT AAAGTTGAGGAGTTGGATTGATGAGCAAAATGCAACATTTGTAGACAGAGcaaaagaagcaaaagaaaaggTTGGTGCTGCAAAGAGCAAG GAAAAGGTTATCAAGCAGAAGTTGCAGGATGAGGTTGCAAAAGCTATCATTGAAAACAGTGGTGCTCCCCTTTCAATTTCAGAGCATGAGGCTgttgtttcaaaaataaaaattgatgcaGCTCGAGCTCATGCTGAGATTCTTGAGGCAATGGGGGCTGTTCCTAAGA AAAGTCAAAGATCTGATGCTGTTAGAACGGAGCCTAATCTTTTGGATGCTGAAGGCCGTgttttttggaaattaaagTGCTTTACTAGTGAACCAGATATCTTGCTTCAAG ATATGGGGAGCTGGGATGCTGATGGAGAGGTTGATAAATGGTTTGTTTATGGTTCTGAACAGAaagaatcaatagaaaaatacatACG GGCAAAGAGGAGCAGTCAAATTACTTCTCGGACTGTACCTTGTAGAAGCATGGTGCAAGATGTATAA
- the LOC107416538 gene encoding uncharacterized protein LOC107416538 isoform X2, with the protein MAIASSPASQKMVSAKKMERSETNKRKQQDGDSANQPKRSKCPGVRVVGSRIYDSQNGKTCHQCRQKTRDFVASCKNLKKDRLCTINFCHKCLSNRYGENAEEMALLDDWNCPKCRGICNCSFCMKKRGHKPTGVLVHAAKATGFNSVSEMLLLKGPGNLNNLVVSPKKPDVSNKEPVVISPRKRGKENSFDGKIEANSTSPNSLPLSGHNKSKKVKRDGLKEVSGSNKDDGNFSINKSKKVKRDGLKDVSNGNKDDGNLSNNRSKKVKRDGLKEVNNGNKDGGTFSNQTTLGKPIVSEKTFKKEVETKRKDDCILSEKKRKKKRVLNDVSSGPAKPEEERKVNDGQQDPRVSNTLKEDNAKAKKKALKKCTLNLEDRKVDIDLPLPQGTILTTVVGIELPPEDVGHALQFLEFFATFGKVFDVKKGQAEAVLRELIRGRSGRGGQYSTIVRIHTQLLSLIQEDVREEKLRSWIDEQNATFVDRAKEAKEKVGAAKSKEKVIKQKLQDEVAKAIIENSGAPLSISEHEAVVSKIKIDAARAHAEILEAMGAVPKKSQRSDAVRTEPNLLDAEGRVFWKLKCFTSEPDILLQDMGSWDADGEVDKWFVYGSEQKESIEKYIRAKRSSQITSRTVPCRSMVQDV; encoded by the exons ATGGCAATAGCTTCAAGCCCTGCTTCCCAGAAAATGGTTTCAGCTAAGAAGATGGAACGCAGCGAAACCAACAAGAGGAAACAACAAGATGGCGATAGTGCAAACCAACCCAAGCGCTCGAAGTGCCCCGGTGTACGCGTCGTCGGAAGCAGAATCTACGATTCTCAGAATGGCAAGACTTGTCATCag TGCCGTCAAAAAACTAGGGATTTCGTGGCGTCGTGTAAGAACCTGAAAAAAGACAGGCTCTGTACCATCAACTTTTGTCACAAATGCCTATCCAACAG ATATGGAGAAAACGCAGAAGAAATGGCACTGCTGGATGATTGGAACTGTCCCAAATGCAGAGGCATTTGTAATTGCAGTTTCTGCAT GAAGAAACGCGGTCACAAGCCCACTGGAGTTCTTGTTCATGCAGCTAAGGCAACTGGGTTTAACTCAGTTTCTGAAATGTTGCTTCTTAAAGGACCGGGAAATTTGAATAATTTGGTTGTTTCGCCTAAAAAGCCTGATGTATCAAACAAG GAACCTGTGGTGATTTCACCAAGGAAAAGAGGAAAGGAAAATTCTTTTGATGGAAAGATTGAGGCAAACTCAACATCTCCAAATTCATTACCATTATCTGGCCACAACAAAAGTAAGAAAGTAAAGAGGGATGGATTAAAGGAAGTAAGTGGTAGCAATAAAGATGATGGGAATTTCTCAATCAACAAAAGTAAGAAAGTAAAGAGGGATGGATTAAAGGATGTAAGTAATGGTAATAAAGATGATGGTAATCTCTCAAACAACAGAAGTAAGAAAGTAAAGAGGGACGGATTAAAGGAAGTAAATAATGGCAATAAAGATGGTGGAACTTTCTCAAACCAGACTACCTTAGGAAAGCCTATAGTTTCTGAGAAAACATTCAAAAAGGAAGTGGAAACAAAAAGGAAGGATGATTGCATTCTCTCAGAGAAAAAACGTAAAAAGAAAAGGGTTTTAAATGATGTTTCTTCGGGTCCAGCAAAACCAGAAGAGGAGAGGAAAGTCAATGATGGGCAACAAGATCCAAGAGTTTCTAATACACTGAAAGAAGATAATGCTAAGGCCAAGAAGAAGGCTCTCAAGAAGTGTACCTTGAATCTCGAGGATAGAAAAGTTGACATAGACCTTCCTTTGCCTCAGGGCACCATCTTAACGACAGTAGTTGGCATTGAATTGCCTCCTGAAGACGTTGGGCATGCATTGCAGTTTTTAGAGTTTTTTGCAACTTTTGGAAAG GTTTTCGATGTTAAGAAAGGACAAGCTGAAGCTGTACTTCGCGAATTGATACGTGGACGAAGTGGACGTGGAGGACAGTATTCCACAATTGTTCGAATTCACACTCAGCTCTTGTCCCTTATACAAGAGGATGTACGAGAGGA AAAGTTGAGGAGTTGGATTGATGAGCAAAATGCAACATTTGTAGACAGAGcaaaagaagcaaaagaaaaggTTGGTGCTGCAAAGAGCAAG GAAAAGGTTATCAAGCAGAAGTTGCAGGATGAGGTTGCAAAAGCTATCATTGAAAACAGTGGTGCTCCCCTTTCAATTTCAGAGCATGAGGCTgttgtttcaaaaataaaaattgatgcaGCTCGAGCTCATGCTGAGATTCTTGAGGCAATGGGGGCTGTTCCTAAGA AAAGTCAAAGATCTGATGCTGTTAGAACGGAGCCTAATCTTTTGGATGCTGAAGGCCGTgttttttggaaattaaagTGCTTTACTAGTGAACCAGATATCTTGCTTCAAG ATATGGGGAGCTGGGATGCTGATGGAGAGGTTGATAAATGGTTTGTTTATGGTTCTGAACAGAaagaatcaatagaaaaatacatACG GGCAAAGAGGAGCAGTCAAATTACTTCTCGGACTGTACCTTGTAGAAGCATGGTGCAAGATGTATAA